In Acidovorax sp. 106, the following proteins share a genomic window:
- a CDS encoding C13 family peptidase, with protein sequence MLSTAFASSRRGLLSATALYATLCAALLATGCATAPEPVPEPVAPPPPPAAEAPAPVPPPRLIFAGFAMHSQAKAFRNDVLAAEKLAKQIDPNALILKLANPARDQASTQTSDWPQATLENFELVMTKMAEVARPQDRVMLLISTHANPGTLNINIAGKNAAPLTARALSDALAPLAKTPTLVVLSACYSGAFLEPLRAPNRVVLTATDVHKTSFKCQYPGEHTFFADALFNQAGAEQLSITDWMGAAQKSIQAQEKRKRLAASAPKMFVGEEAKAWASQPLKNWLEAR encoded by the coding sequence ATGCTCTCCACCGCATTCGCCTCCTCCCGCCGGGGTCTTCTGTCTGCCACGGCCCTCTATGCCACCTTGTGTGCCGCCCTGCTCGCCACAGGCTGCGCCACAGCCCCCGAGCCTGTGCCGGAGCCCGTGGCACCACCCCCGCCCCCAGCAGCCGAAGCACCCGCACCCGTGCCCCCACCCCGGCTGATCTTTGCGGGCTTTGCCATGCATTCGCAGGCCAAGGCCTTCCGCAACGACGTGCTGGCCGCTGAAAAGCTGGCCAAGCAAATCGACCCCAACGCCCTCATCCTGAAGCTGGCCAACCCCGCGCGCGACCAGGCCAGCACCCAAACCAGCGATTGGCCCCAAGCCACGCTGGAGAACTTTGAACTGGTGATGACCAAGATGGCCGAAGTGGCCCGGCCGCAAGACCGGGTGATGCTGCTGATCTCCACCCACGCCAACCCCGGCACGCTGAACATCAACATCGCAGGCAAAAACGCCGCCCCGTTGACCGCCCGCGCCCTGAGCGATGCGCTGGCCCCCTTGGCCAAGACGCCCACGCTGGTGGTGCTGTCGGCCTGCTACAGCGGCGCCTTTCTGGAGCCCCTGCGCGCGCCCAACCGCGTGGTGCTGACGGCCACCGACGTGCACAAGACGTCCTTCAAATGCCAGTACCCCGGCGAACACACCTTCTTTGCCGACGCGCTGTTCAACCAGGCAGGCGCCGAGCAGCTGTCGATCACGGACTGGATGGGCGCGGCACAAAAGTCCATCCAGGCCCAGGAAAAGCGCAAGCGCCTGGCGGCATCGGCGCCCAAGATGTTTGTGGGGGAAGAGGCCAAGGCCTGGGCCAGCCAGCCGCTCAAGAACTGGCTGGAAGCCCGCTGA
- a CDS encoding homoserine dehydrogenase: MKPIQVGLLGIGTVGSGVFNVLQRNQDEISRRAGRGIEIAMVADLDVERAKSVVGPSVQVVNDARAIIANPDIDIVIELIGGYGVAKALVLEAIAAGKHVVTANKALLAVHGTEIFAAASAKGVMVAFEAAVAGGIPIIKALREGLTANRIQWIAGIINGTTNFILSEMRDKGLDFDVVLKEAQRLGYAEADPTFDIEGVDAAHKVTLMSAIAFGIPVQFDKAYVEGITKLGAADIRYAEQLGYRIKLLGITKRAEKGIELRVHPSLVPTKRLIANVEGAMNAVVVQGDAVGTTLYYGKGAGSEPTASAVIADLVDITRLHTADPEHRVPHLAFQANTLADAMGQLPVLPMSEVVTSYYLRLRVADQAGVLATVTGLLAGAGVSIDAVLQREADEVGGEGSTQTDLIILTHDTREGTMDAVIAQMQALPTVLAPITRIRKEELN, from the coding sequence ATGAAACCCATCCAAGTAGGCCTGCTAGGCATCGGCACCGTCGGCAGCGGCGTGTTCAACGTGTTGCAACGCAACCAAGACGAAATCAGCCGCCGCGCTGGCCGTGGCATTGAGATCGCCATGGTGGCCGATCTGGACGTAGAGCGCGCCAAGAGCGTGGTCGGCCCCAGCGTGCAGGTCGTCAATGACGCCCGCGCCATCATTGCCAACCCTGACATTGACATCGTCATCGAGCTGATCGGTGGCTACGGCGTGGCCAAGGCCCTGGTGCTCGAAGCGATTGCCGCAGGCAAGCATGTCGTCACCGCCAACAAGGCGCTGCTGGCCGTGCACGGCACCGAGATTTTTGCCGCAGCGTCCGCCAAGGGCGTGATGGTGGCCTTCGAGGCCGCCGTGGCCGGGGGTATCCCCATCATCAAGGCGCTGCGCGAAGGCCTCACGGCCAACCGCATCCAGTGGATCGCCGGCATCATCAACGGCACCACCAACTTCATCCTGAGCGAGATGCGCGACAAGGGCCTTGACTTTGACGTGGTGCTCAAGGAAGCGCAACGCCTGGGCTATGCCGAGGCCGACCCGACCTTCGACATCGAAGGCGTGGACGCCGCGCACAAGGTCACGCTGATGAGCGCGATTGCGTTCGGCATCCCCGTGCAGTTCGACAAGGCCTACGTGGAAGGCATTACCAAGCTGGGCGCGGCCGATATCCGTTACGCCGAGCAACTGGGCTACCGCATCAAGCTGCTGGGCATCACCAAGCGCGCCGAAAAGGGCATTGAGCTGCGCGTGCACCCCAGCCTGGTGCCCACCAAGCGCCTGATTGCCAATGTGGAAGGCGCCATGAACGCCGTGGTGGTGCAGGGCGATGCCGTGGGCACCACGCTGTACTACGGCAAGGGCGCGGGCAGCGAGCCCACCGCCAGCGCGGTGATTGCCGACCTGGTGGACATTACCCGCTTGCACACCGCCGACCCAGAGCACCGCGTGCCGCACCTGGCCTTCCAGGCCAATACCCTGGCCGATGCCATGGGCCAACTGCCTGTGCTGCCCATGAGCGAGGTGGTCACCAGCTACTACCTGCGCCTGCGCGTGGCCGACCAGGCCGGCGTGCTGGCCACCGTCACGGGCCTGCTGGCAGGCGCTGGCGTGAGCATTGACGCCGTGCTGCAACGCGAAGCCGACGAAGTGGGCGGCGAGGGATCGACGCAGACCGACCTGATCATCCTGACCCACGACACCCGCGAAGGCACGATGGACGCCGTGATCGCCCAGATGCAGGCCCTGCCCACGGTGCTGGCCCCCATCACCCGCATTCGCAAGGAAGAGTTGAACTGA
- a CDS encoding response regulator: MALLKLSLVDLPRWHLAFWFGLLVGLALMGAMPRLQALANGVGSFLAAWLYFALLERTDNFEDKPLHWLILIGGFVLLIASRFYLDIRVYGISL, from the coding sequence GTGGCTTTGCTCAAGCTGTCCCTGGTCGACCTGCCGCGCTGGCATCTGGCATTCTGGTTTGGGCTGCTGGTGGGGTTGGCGCTGATGGGGGCCATGCCGCGCTTGCAGGCGCTGGCCAATGGCGTCGGCAGCTTTTTGGCAGCGTGGCTTTACTTTGCGCTGCTCGAGCGCACCGACAATTTCGAGGACAAGCCACTGCACTGGCTCATCCTGATCGGCGGCTTCGTGCTGCTGATCGCTTCACGTTTTTACCTTGATATCCGCGTGTACGGCATCAGTCTATGA
- the mobB gene encoding molybdopterin-guanine dinucleotide biosynthesis protein B has translation MKVVGFAGFSGSGKTTLVEQLIPELRMRGLRVSVVKHAHHSFDIDHPGKDTYRHREAGAFEVVAASDKRLMLVREFEQPAELSVHHLLAELYQGVDWVLVEGFKESDLLKIEVWRAPEPGQTAKPVRYPEDDFVVAVATDAPTQLPEPTQLPLLDLNAPAQVAEWLLQYADRFDYNWELHGGSLR, from the coding sequence ATGAAGGTTGTAGGCTTTGCCGGGTTCTCCGGCAGCGGCAAAACCACCCTGGTCGAGCAACTCATTCCCGAGCTGCGCATGCGCGGCCTGCGGGTGTCGGTGGTCAAGCACGCCCACCACAGCTTCGACATTGACCATCCCGGCAAAGACACCTACCGCCACCGCGAGGCTGGGGCCTTTGAAGTGGTGGCCGCCTCTGACAAGCGCCTGATGCTGGTGCGCGAGTTTGAACAGCCCGCCGAGCTGAGCGTGCACCACCTGCTGGCCGAGCTGTACCAGGGCGTGGACTGGGTGCTGGTGGAAGGCTTCAAGGAAAGCGACCTGCTCAAGATCGAAGTCTGGCGCGCCCCCGAGCCCGGCCAAACGGCCAAGCCCGTGCGCTACCCTGAGGACGACTTCGTGGTGGCTGTGGCCACCGACGCGCCCACCCAGTTGCCCGAGCCCACCCAGCTGCCCTTGCTGGACCTGAACGCCCCAGCTCAGGTGGCTGAATGGCTGCTGCAATACGCCGACCGGTTTGATTACAACTGGGAACTGCACGGAGGCTCGCTGCGATGA
- the moaD gene encoding molybdopterin converting factor subunit 1: MKTITVRYFASIREAIGQGSESVQTAAATLGTLRDELIARGGAHSTSLARGRAVRMALNQNLSDEAAVLADGAEVAFFPPVTGG; this comes from the coding sequence ATGAAAACCATCACCGTCCGCTACTTCGCCTCCATCCGCGAGGCCATTGGGCAAGGCAGCGAGTCGGTTCAAACCGCGGCCGCCACCCTGGGCACTTTGCGCGATGAACTCATCGCCCGGGGCGGCGCCCACTCCACCAGCCTGGCCCGTGGCCGGGCGGTGCGCATGGCGCTGAACCAGAACCTCAGCGACGAGGCCGCCGTGCTGGCCGATGGCGCCGAGGTGGCTTTTTTCCCGCCCGTGACGGGCGGTTGA
- the thrC gene encoding threonine synthase, which produces MKYLSTRGHADRKQFCDILLEGLAPDGGLYLPETYPKITGGALNKLRKAYHEQGYAELAFQILSLYIDDIPAADLKAICAKTYTAEVFGTGEIVPLRHLEDGLWLEALSNGPTLAFKDMAMQLLGNLFEYELGRRGEQLNILGATSGDTGSAAEYAMRGKEGVRVFMTSPHGRMSAFQQAQMFSLQDANIHNIAIEGVFDDCQDIVKAVSNDHAFKAKYKIGTVNSINWARLLAQVVYYFAGYIQATETNSQKVSFTVPSGNFGNVCAGHVARMMGLPIAKLVVATNENDVLDEFFRTGVYRVRSSADTHETSSPSMDISKASNFERFIFDLLGRNGQRTNALFAKALPAYGRFDLSAEPLFADAAKKYGFESGKSTHADRLATIRDNFERHGVTIDTHTADGVKVAREHHKDPKVPMIVLETALPIKFAETIIEALGHAPERPAKFDGIENLPKRVQVMPADVDLVKAYIERHCAPAVLG; this is translated from the coding sequence ATGAAATACCTCAGCACCCGCGGCCACGCAGACCGCAAACAGTTTTGCGACATCCTGCTCGAAGGCCTGGCACCCGATGGTGGGTTGTACCTGCCTGAGACATACCCCAAGATCACCGGTGGTGCATTGAACAAGCTGCGCAAGGCCTACCACGAGCAGGGCTACGCCGAGCTGGCGTTTCAGATTCTGTCGCTGTACATCGACGACATCCCCGCTGCGGACCTCAAGGCCATCTGCGCCAAGACCTACACCGCCGAAGTGTTTGGCACGGGCGAGATCGTGCCCCTGCGCCACCTTGAAGACGGCCTGTGGCTCGAAGCCCTGTCCAACGGCCCTACGCTGGCCTTCAAGGACATGGCCATGCAGTTGCTGGGCAACCTGTTCGAATATGAACTGGGCCGCCGTGGCGAGCAGCTCAACATCCTGGGCGCCACCAGCGGCGACACCGGCAGCGCCGCCGAATACGCGATGCGCGGCAAAGAGGGCGTGCGTGTGTTCATGACCAGCCCGCACGGCCGCATGAGCGCCTTCCAGCAGGCGCAGATGTTCAGCCTGCAAGACGCGAACATCCACAACATCGCCATCGAAGGCGTGTTTGATGACTGCCAGGACATCGTCAAGGCCGTCTCCAACGACCACGCCTTCAAGGCCAAGTACAAGATCGGCACCGTCAACTCCATCAACTGGGCGCGCCTGTTGGCGCAGGTGGTGTACTACTTTGCGGGCTACATCCAGGCCACCGAGACCAACAGCCAGAAGGTCAGCTTCACCGTGCCCTCGGGCAACTTTGGCAACGTGTGCGCAGGCCATGTGGCGCGCATGATGGGCCTGCCGATTGCCAAGCTGGTGGTGGCGACGAATGAGAACGACGTGCTCGACGAGTTCTTCCGCACCGGCGTGTACCGCGTGCGCAGCAGCGCCGACACGCACGAAACGTCGAGCCCCTCGATGGACATCAGCAAGGCCAGCAACTTCGAGCGCTTCATTTTTGACCTGCTGGGCCGTAACGGCCAGCGCACGAACGCGTTGTTTGCCAAAGCGCTGCCCGCCTACGGCCGTTTTGACCTCAGCGCCGAACCGCTGTTTGCTGATGCCGCCAAGAAATACGGCTTTGAAAGTGGCAAGAGCACCCACGCAGACCGCCTGGCCACCATCCGTGACAACTTTGAGCGCCACGGCGTCACCATCGACACCCACACCGCCGACGGCGTGAAGGTGGCCCGCGAGCACCACAAGGACCCCAAGGTGCCCATGATCGTGCTGGAGACGGCCTTGCCCATCAAGTTTGCCGAAACCATCATTGAAGCCCTGGGCCACGCGCCCGAGCGGCCCGCCAAGTTCGACGGCATTGAAAACCTGCCCAAGCGCGTGCAGGTCATGCCCGCCGATGTGGACCTGGTCAAAGCCTACATCGAGCGCCACTGCGCGCCCGCTGTGCTGGGCTGA
- a CDS encoding DUF1176 domain-containing protein, translating into MVSRVVTRPRLHCVLGALALASLTAGAQTASPGAMGFSHKDWGLQCDNTRTCRAAGYQSDSGDSDPVSLLLTREAGPDAAVEVQLQVYTEKANPATLNLKVGKLSLPALDGNSPSVPAAQVPRLLQELVRAEEATVTGGKDKWVLSLAGAAAVLLKMDEVQGRIGTPGALVRKGSKPESSVLPPVPAPVLKTVKPVPARKGDAALLKPLLAALGPAALQDQCTGGTPEADVMKVYRLTDRRVLLEVPCGMGAYNFSSLLFMANDRPPYQPKPLDDVDGEFDAETGTVHSSMKGRGIGDCWRVREWRFDGKGFVLSGEHGDGMCRGFPGGAWQLPAYVTQ; encoded by the coding sequence ATGGTCTCGCGTGTTGTGACTCGCCCTCGCCTGCATTGCGTGCTGGGCGCCCTGGCTTTGGCCTCGCTGACTGCCGGGGCCCAGACGGCGAGCCCGGGCGCGATGGGGTTTTCGCACAAGGACTGGGGCTTGCAATGCGACAACACCCGCACCTGCCGGGCTGCAGGCTACCAGTCTGACTCGGGGGATTCTGACCCTGTGTCCCTGCTCTTGACCCGTGAGGCGGGCCCTGATGCGGCGGTAGAGGTGCAACTGCAGGTCTACACCGAAAAAGCCAACCCAGCCACGCTGAACCTGAAGGTGGGCAAGCTGTCGTTGCCCGCCCTGGATGGCAACAGCCCCTCTGTACCCGCGGCCCAGGTGCCCCGCTTGCTGCAAGAGCTGGTGCGTGCCGAAGAAGCCACCGTGACCGGAGGCAAAGACAAGTGGGTGCTCTCACTGGCTGGGGCGGCGGCGGTGCTGCTCAAGATGGACGAAGTGCAGGGCCGCATAGGCACCCCGGGGGCGCTGGTGCGCAAAGGCAGCAAGCCTGAGTCGTCCGTCTTGCCCCCCGTGCCCGCGCCGGTGCTCAAGACCGTCAAGCCGGTGCCTGCACGCAAGGGCGACGCCGCTTTGCTCAAGCCCCTGCTCGCAGCATTGGGGCCCGCTGCCTTGCAGGACCAGTGCACCGGCGGCACGCCCGAGGCCGATGTGATGAAGGTGTATCGCCTGACCGACCGCAGGGTGCTGCTGGAGGTGCCTTGCGGCATGGGCGCTTACAACTTCAGCAGCCTGCTTTTCATGGCCAATGACCGCCCGCCTTACCAGCCCAAGCCGCTGGACGACGTAGATGGCGAATTTGACGCAGAGACCGGTACGGTGCATTCGTCCATGAAAGGGCGCGGCATTGGCGACTGCTGGCGGGTGCGCGAATGGCGCTTTGACGGCAAGGGCTTTGTGCTCAGCGGCGAGCACGGCGACGGCATGTGCCGAGGCTTCCCGGGCGGTGCCTGGCAGCTTCCGGCGTACGTGACCCAATGA
- the glp gene encoding gephyrin-like molybdotransferase Glp has translation MTAPQKPRPPLKPLDDALADLLAQAHPLVETETVATFDADGRVLAQDCTSALHVPPQDNSSMDGYAVRCADVGGAGSAGVALPITLPVSQRIAAGSAGEPLAPGTAARIFTGAPVPAGADAVLMQEDCEAIATAEGGVAVRVNAVPQPGQWIRRAGEDIARGTVVLAAGTRLSPAELGLAASMGLHQLQVARRPRVALFSTGDELVMPGDVPPEQMPPGAIYNSNRFFLRAMLLRLGCEVTDFGIVPDRRDATIDALREASAAHDLILTSGGVSVGEEDHIKPAVESLGRLDLWQIAMKPGKPFAYGTVGQAHFMGLPGNPVSSFVTFGLLVRPFVLRLQGVSDVAPKRIAATARFDWPRADKRREFLRVRHHAEGGLELFNNQSSGVLTSAAWGDGVVDNPAGQTIAAGDTVQYIAFSELLS, from the coding sequence ATGACTGCCCCCCAAAAACCTCGCCCGCCCCTGAAACCGCTGGACGACGCCCTGGCCGACCTGCTGGCCCAGGCGCACCCTTTGGTTGAGACAGAGACGGTGGCCACCTTCGATGCGGACGGCCGCGTGCTGGCGCAGGACTGCACCTCGGCCCTGCATGTGCCGCCGCAGGACAACAGCTCCATGGACGGCTACGCCGTGCGCTGCGCCGATGTGGGTGGTGCGGGCAGTGCAGGTGTTGCCCTGCCCATCACCCTTCCCGTCTCGCAACGCATTGCCGCAGGCAGCGCGGGCGAGCCGCTGGCGCCTGGCACGGCAGCCCGCATCTTCACCGGCGCGCCCGTGCCCGCAGGGGCCGATGCGGTCTTGATGCAGGAGGACTGCGAAGCGATCGCCACGGCCGAAGGTGGCGTGGCCGTGCGCGTCAACGCCGTGCCCCAGCCGGGCCAGTGGATTCGCCGAGCGGGGGAAGACATTGCCCGTGGCACCGTGGTGCTGGCCGCAGGCACGCGCCTGTCGCCGGCCGAGCTGGGCCTGGCGGCCAGCATGGGCCTGCACCAGTTGCAGGTGGCGCGCCGCCCGCGTGTGGCTTTGTTCTCTACGGGCGATGAGCTGGTCATGCCCGGCGATGTGCCGCCCGAGCAAATGCCCCCGGGCGCCATCTACAACAGCAACCGCTTTTTCTTACGCGCCATGCTGCTGCGCCTGGGCTGCGAGGTGACCGACTTCGGCATCGTGCCCGACCGGCGCGACGCCACCATCGACGCCCTGCGCGAGGCCAGCGCCGCGCACGACCTGATCCTGACCAGCGGCGGCGTGAGCGTGGGCGAGGAAGACCACATCAAGCCCGCCGTTGAATCCCTGGGCCGCCTGGACCTGTGGCAGATCGCCATGAAGCCGGGCAAGCCCTTTGCGTACGGCACCGTGGGCCAGGCCCACTTCATGGGGCTGCCGGGCAACCCGGTGTCCAGCTTCGTCACCTTCGGGCTGTTGGTGCGGCCCTTTGTGCTGCGCCTGCAGGGGGTGAGTGATGTTGCTCCTAAAAGAATAGCTGCCACCGCTCGTTTCGATTGGCCTAGGGCCGATAAACGCCGTGAATTCTTGCGCGTGCGCCACCATGCAGAAGGTGGGCTGGAGCTGTTCAACAACCAAAGCTCTGGCGTGCTCACCTCGGCCGCCTGGGGCGATGGCGTGGTGGACAACCCTGCGGGCCAGACCATTGCAGCGGGCGACACGGTGCAGTACATCGCGTTCTCAGAGCTGCTGTCATGA
- a CDS encoding Mth938-like domain-containing protein, producing the protein MKFQPDKSSAQTIHGYGPGWIGVDGTKHTQSLIVGSSGLLQAWDCAHFESLTPAHFEYLASLETELVIFGSGVRNRFPNPAWLQPLMAKRLGLETMDTAAACRTYNILAGEGRNVVAALILETA; encoded by the coding sequence ATGAAATTCCAACCCGACAAATCCAGTGCCCAGACGATTCACGGCTATGGCCCCGGATGGATTGGCGTGGACGGCACCAAACACACCCAAAGCCTGATCGTGGGCTCCAGCGGCCTGCTGCAAGCGTGGGACTGCGCGCATTTTGAATCACTGACCCCGGCACACTTTGAGTACCTGGCGTCGCTGGAAACCGAGCTGGTCATCTTTGGCAGCGGCGTGCGCAATCGTTTTCCCAACCCCGCGTGGCTGCAACCCCTGATGGCCAAGAGACTGGGCCTGGAAACCATGGACACGGCCGCCGCCTGCCGCACCTACAACATTCTGGCGGGCGAAGGGCGCAACGTGGTGGCAGCCCTCATCCTGGAGACCGCATAA
- a CDS encoding peroxiredoxin has product MAIVVNKPLPEFEANATGGIKVSNTSHTGQILILYFYPKDNTPGCTTEAMQFRDKYKDFAKAGAAVFGVSRDNMKSHDDFKEKLELPFELIADTEEKMCHMFGVVKNKIMYGKKVKGIERSTFLIGPDGLLVQEWRGLKVPGHVDEVLKAVKSIKALKKAA; this is encoded by the coding sequence ATGGCGATCGTTGTCAACAAACCCCTCCCTGAATTTGAAGCCAACGCCACCGGCGGGATCAAGGTGTCCAACACCTCCCACACGGGCCAGATTCTGATTCTGTACTTCTATCCCAAGGACAACACCCCGGGCTGCACCACCGAGGCCATGCAGTTCCGCGATAAGTACAAAGACTTTGCCAAGGCCGGCGCAGCCGTGTTTGGCGTGTCGCGTGACAACATGAAGTCACACGACGACTTCAAGGAAAAGCTGGAACTCCCCTTCGAGTTGATCGCTGACACCGAAGAAAAAATGTGCCACATGTTCGGCGTGGTCAAAAACAAGATCATGTACGGCAAGAAGGTCAAGGGCATTGAGCGCAGCACCTTCCTGATCGGCCCCGATGGCTTGCTGGTGCAAGAATGGCGTGGCCTGAAGGTGCCGGGCCATGTGGACGAAGTCCTGAAGGCCGTGAAGTCCATCAAAGCACTCAAGAAGGCCGCCTGA
- a CDS encoding pyridoxal phosphate-dependent aminotransferase: MKTVKKSAKLANVCYDIRGPIMDAAKQMEEDGHKIIKLNIGNLAVFGFDAPEEIQQDMIRNLPNSAGYSDSKGIFAARKAVMHETQKQGIKGVTLDDIYLGNGASELIVMATNALLDDGDELLLPSPDYPLWTAAASLSGGTPVHYLCDEANGWMPDLQDIRAKVTPRTKGIVVINPNNPTGALYSDDLLLGILAIAREHGLVVFADEVYDKVLYDGAKHTALGSLSEDVLTLTFNSLSKSYRSCGYRAGWLVVSGDKKPAKDYIDGLNMLSNMRLCANVPGQWAIQTALGGYQSINDLVCEGGRLRKQRDLAYELITAIPGVTCVKPRAALYMFPRLDPAVYPIQDDQQFFLELLQETKVMLVQGTGFNWGAPDHFRIVFLPHEDDLREAIGRVAKFLEHYRKRQQVVAA; encoded by the coding sequence ATGAAAACCGTCAAGAAATCAGCCAAGCTCGCCAACGTGTGCTACGACATCCGGGGGCCCATCATGGATGCGGCCAAGCAGATGGAGGAGGATGGTCACAAGATCATCAAGCTCAACATTGGCAACCTCGCCGTTTTTGGTTTTGATGCCCCGGAAGAAATCCAGCAAGACATGATTCGCAACCTGCCCAATTCGGCAGGTTACTCGGACAGCAAAGGCATTTTTGCCGCCCGGAAGGCGGTGATGCACGAGACGCAAAAGCAGGGCATCAAGGGGGTCACGCTCGACGATATCTATCTGGGCAACGGCGCCAGCGAGCTGATCGTGATGGCCACCAACGCCCTGTTGGACGACGGTGATGAGCTGCTGCTGCCCTCGCCAGACTACCCGTTGTGGACGGCTGCGGCCAGTCTGTCGGGCGGCACGCCGGTGCACTACCTGTGCGACGAGGCCAATGGCTGGATGCCTGACCTTCAGGATATCCGCGCGAAGGTCACGCCGCGCACCAAAGGCATTGTGGTCATCAACCCCAACAACCCGACGGGGGCCTTGTACTCTGATGATTTGCTCCTGGGCATCCTGGCCATTGCCCGCGAGCATGGGCTGGTCGTGTTTGCCGATGAGGTGTACGACAAGGTGCTGTACGACGGCGCCAAGCACACAGCTTTAGGTTCGCTCAGTGAGGATGTGCTCACCCTCACTTTCAACTCCTTGTCCAAAAGCTACCGCTCGTGTGGTTACCGCGCGGGCTGGCTGGTGGTGTCGGGCGACAAGAAGCCCGCCAAGGATTACATCGACGGGCTGAACATGCTCTCGAATATGCGCCTGTGCGCCAATGTGCCCGGGCAGTGGGCCATCCAGACCGCGCTGGGCGGCTATCAGAGCATCAACGATCTGGTGTGCGAAGGCGGGCGTTTGCGCAAGCAGCGTGACCTGGCCTATGAGCTGATCACCGCCATCCCGGGGGTCACCTGCGTGAAGCCGCGCGCTGCCCTGTATATGTTCCCGCGCCTGGACCCTGCCGTGTACCCCATCCAGGACGATCAGCAGTTCTTTCTGGAGTTGCTGCAAGAAACCAAGGTCATGCTGGTGCAGGGCACGGGCTTTAACTGGGGGGCGCCAGACCACTTCCGCATCGTGTTCCTGCCCCACGAAGACGACCTGCGCGAAGCCATTGGCCGGGTGGCGAAGTTCCTGGAGCATTACCGCAAGCGCCAGCAGGTGGTGGCGGCCTGA